The genomic DNA atatctatgtgcatatcaaaagctatgcatctaaaaagccaaaacgaatagtaattgaggatggagggagtagctgcaAATTCTACCATTTCTCCTGACAATAAGAGAACTATTCAGAAACACAACACACTTACATATTACTTCTcatttaaaagaaaaataaaagaagcaTATATTTAAGCGTACAATGGCTCTGGCTTGGTGCTCAATACTCATTGCTCATGACGAAAGGTGGTATCTCCGGCTTCAAGACAGGTTTTTTAGGATGCTCGGAAAGTTGCTGCTTCAATTGTTGCCAGAGTTCGTAACTGTACGAACCCTTGAGCCATACTTCCTTGAGAACCAATAGATGCTCCAGCCCAGAAATCTGCAAAGACGACCCACTAGAGCAGTGAACCACAAGCAGCTGAACGCTGCTCGTTATGTAATCTTCTCCAAAATTCGCTTGTAATCTGGTGGTGCAGTCGATCTTGAAGATCCGGAATTGCTTTGTCCAGGGACGACAGGGAGGGTCTTCCGGAACTCCAAAATGGACTTGACTAACTTGAATCGGCTTGACACTAACACGACCATGGATACTTTGACTTGGAAATTGTTCGTAGAAACGTGTGTCCTTTTGTGTTAGTATGGTGATCTCAAGATCAACCTTACTCAGATTGTCAAGCTGCCTCATCCAGTCTGGCAATTTGTGTACATGCCCGTACAGCTTGAGGCTCTTCAGGGTCTTAGGTGGCTTGGAGATGCCATCCAAACAACAGAAGGCACCCTCCTTATCCTTGTCAAGTCGCACAGACAAGGACACCAAATGGGCATGATCTGAGATGGCAGAAAATAATTTCTGGTAGTTTCCCTGGTTGATGCCGGACACCCCAAGCTTACGCAATTGGGTAAGCATCTTGAGCTCGTTCGAGATGGCCTTCCTTCCTGCGCCACCGACATTGACAACACCAAGAGTTTGTAACATTGTCAGCCTCCCAATCCCTGCAGGAACCTTAACACTGCTGTTATGTGCTTGTTGTTTGCTTCTGTTCAAATTGTTAGACAAACAACCAGATACAAAATTCTGTGCTCTGCTGCTCCATGGTGGTGGTGTTGATGTGCCGACGACCTCGCCTGCAGCTGGCAGGCTTCCACTTGCTGCTTCAGCAGGGCTTGTCAAATCATCAATTGGTTCAGTGGTGCCAGCATTGATGTACTGGAGCTTCTCTAGCTTGGTGATGACAGGAGGCAGGGTGACTATGGAAGTGTGCTTGACATCCAAAGTCTGAAGCTGCCTCAGGCCACCCAATGAATTCGGCAGATAGGTAATCTCCCTGCACCCTCGCAGGGAGAGGAACTTAAGTCGAGGCAGGAGCTTGGCAATATGTTCAAGGTCATCATCTGTTACACCTGAAGTGTCCTCCAGATCCAGCACCCGAAGCAGTCTCATATTGGTATTGGCAGAGACAAAGAATGACCTCCACTTCCCAAACACTGTCAAAGACCGTAGCCGTGAGAAGTCGATGCTCTTGAATACAACCTTGTCTCTATCCCAGCTGCTCCTTATAGTGAGGTGTTTCCCTGCGCGTTGCGAGCTCAGGGTGCAATGCCCTTCCAGGGTGAAAACAAGGTTGTCTTCCATTGGCCTTGAGACGATGTATTCGTGCAAGAAACCATTCTGTTGGTGTAGGGTCTCGCTTGGTGTGTCCTGGACCTGGATTATGCTCAAGTCGATGAGGTCGGAGAACAAtcttctcccctcctcctctgcggTTGTAGAAGCTTTGTCCCTGGAGTAACCCTCCGCAATCCACCGCCTTAGTAAACGCCTCTGCCTGATGTTGTGGTCTACTGGGAAGACTAACAGGTAAAAGATGCATGGCTTGAGTGTATCTGAGCAAGCATAATCAAAGTAGAACTGCATCCAAGAAAACAGACGCCTCAGCCTACGGAATCCTCTGGCTTCCGTCTCCAAACTGCCTATAAAGTCATCATTTATATGCTTCAGCCGCTCAGTGGATGACTTGCAGTATTCACCTATCGCAGTTATTATTTTTGGAAGCCCACCACACTTGGATAAGATAGTTTTCGACAGCTCCATATTATCAGGAGTTGGTTTGTTGTCCCACGCGACCTATAATTAAAGGAAATAATCAATTCATAaatatacacaaattaaaatcgTCGGAAATGATGAGATAAGttcaatattaaaattaatttcAAATTTAAGTACCACCTTGAGATCTAATTCATTTTCAAATTGGAAATACCTGATAAAAAGTTTAGTTCCAAGAAACATATTTAAACATGGAAGGTCTGTCAAACCAAAATCGAGCTTAAAATCAAATTTCATAAGATAAATTGCAGTTTCAATATATATAATTCAGTGTAAATTCAGGACTGGGCAAGTGCTCTCATGGGATAATGGCAACAGGAGCACAATCTCAGTCTGTTGGTCCGGGTTCAAGCCCTACATCCTTCTTAAATTCAGTGCTGGCTAAAGCCCAGCCACAATATAGGGATGCACGATCCAGAATGAAGTGTTATTGGTATTAGTCTAGTGTAGCGGTGAAAACGATACGGATATAATCCGTCCATCTGTCTGACCAGAGGGGTCTAGATACTTGGATAGTCTGTATCTGAATATAGATATTACATCCGTACCATATTCGTATCCGTACCTGTATACTCAAAGTGAACATCTGATATGTAAATAGAATATACATATCACATCCTACATATTTAACACACTAGACTAGGAAGGAAATAGTCGACTAGGAAGGAAAATAGATAGAATACGAATATTCTATCTGTTTTTCCTCCCTAGTCCTAGTGGTATATCTTTCACGGTTTAAATGGCTACTCGCTCCATTCTCAAATGTATGGTGTTTCAATTTTATCCAAATCTAACTTCTCtgactttgaccaagtttataggaAACACATTAACATACACGAACTAAAATTCATTAAGTCCATGACATATCTCTTGACAATGCACTTATTTGGTATTGTAGATATATATTaataattttttctataaaGTTGGCTAAAGTTGAAGAAGTTTGATTTAGACTAAAAGGTAAAGCAACAAAGCATCTAAGCaccttatattttgaaatgGTGGGAGTACTTCTGAATTGAATTAGTGTAGATATGCTAGCTAAAACATTGTTGTTCCCCTTCCATAGCCTTCAAACAATGGCGATAACATTTTCACATGCAATTAAAATATGCATACAACTAGAGCTTGTCCAAAACACAACATTCACATTccaaaggagaagaaaaattgGGTTTCACTATGTCGGAAAAAGCTTACTGCAAATCTATAAAACAATGCATGTATGTCAACGATTTTCTATCAATATATCACAGAGCATCGTAATACAGCAAATGATGAAGCCGACGTCTATGTATTGAATAAATCATAGATGGTTTTCAAACTAGGGAGCTGTCTAAAATATAGTTTGGAACACAACAACAAAGGATAAAAGCATATATGCAATCTATGAAAAATAATGATGGGTAAAGTTAAAACCGTTTGAAATGAGTAGCAGGAAAAAAGGGCCATAAAAAATTTCATGCAAATTAATAATCTAGGTGTGGTTCTGACCAACCGAGGCAATAGGTGTGCATCATTGTTGTCATTTTGGGCAGCACCACAATATCGACTATGAGAGGCGGTCGTGGGCTGCAGTACTACGGTACAACAGAGGTGACATCTTGTTAGGCAAGCTTCATATCTCTAGTGTCCCCTTCAAGGCTTGAAGCCTTCAACATGCACGACGCTGATGACATCATCACCATGAATACCACCCACAAAATGCAAAGCACAACAACTTTTGCTTCCAAATATCATTTTAGAAACAgaaggtatatataatttccaATGGAATGCATAGGGCTAAGAAAGAAAATATTGATTTTGCATCTGTATGGAAAGTGCACGGCGCAAAGAAAGAGGGTGCTGGATTTTGCCATAAACACCTAGCTAGATCTCTGACGTCCTACTTCTTGATGTTCCCACTCTAGTTCTTCAAGTTCTACATATAGATCCCTCTCTTTCCATGCATGCACTCTTCATTCTCCAATTCCTCAGAGTGGAGCAACTTCTCGTTGGTCAAGTAGAGTGGTCAGATGTTGATGAGtagaaaggggtcggacaccATGAGTTTGTTAACATTTTATAGATTTTACTAGATATTAGGATGGATGTGATATGCACCACCATCAAATGTCATTACAAAACTCAATTTAATTTAAAAGATACAAAAATGAAAAATTATTTTCTGTCAAGAATTTACAATAGGTTTTTGAGACCATACACAAAGAGTATATTAAAAAGGatcttttttaagaaaaatctTGCCCAATGAGTGCAAGAATCTTTTTTATTATATGCATGATATTAGATTTTTAAGACCAGTTCAAATTCTGTTCAAATTGTGATATGAATGTTCGATTTTGTGCTTGATGTTAATCAATTTAGGACTTGTTCAAATTCTGAGATGAATGTTGGATTGTGTGCTTGGTGTACTGTTCATTAGAACAATTTGGGACTTGATGTTGAATGAGATGAATCAGTTAAATTTGTTTGATGTTTGATGCTAGAGTGGAAGCTGGAGCATCTAGAATTGCTTAATTTCCCCTTCATTTTATTTTGTGGAAAATGTACCACTCCCAGTTGATAACACCAACCGCGCCTTAGGTGGCCTAAGGCGCGGGACCCCCTTGTGTGTAAAAGAGGCCCGAAATAGGATCCGAGGGTTTTTTTTGAGGCATAGGGACTTAGTTCTAACATCTTGGGATCTCTTTATAAAATCTAGGGACATGTTTGTAATATTTGACCCCACCAATGGAATAAACATAAACAATCATCTCCTCCTCCCTGTAAATGAGCCCTAGGGTTTGGAGGAGAGAACTTTTAGCCATTTACATATGTGTTTCTCTCTCATTCATGGTTTCATGGTCATTTTTCCCCTGTCTCATATCTCCTGTTCGGGATCTCAGATCACAACACTAGGACTTTCACTATGGTTGGTAAAGGAAGGAGTGATACTACCCTCATTATTCCCAGATTCGTGCTCTCGGTTCAAAATCTAGGAGTAAAGGGTGTTACTGATTGGGAGAGAAAGCCACTTGTCTCATAGTGCTTAATATTCAGCTTATAAATGTTTTCTCATTTCTGTTCATAAGTCAGATTTACTAATTGATTCACAATTTACTTTCAGATTTTATTTGTACCATACCATGTTAGCCTTTTCTTCAAACTTGTGGATTCAACTTTTTAATTATACATATTGCAAATGTTTTCTCCCGCTAACTTGCTGAGGCTAGtctcagtgcatagtttcattgcaTAGTTCTAGACTGAGAACGAGGTAATTGTGCTAGACAAGtatcatggggatgaaactccctctattaattaccttgccaagtcagcaattttgctgatgtggcattgAATTTAATGTCATGAAACTTCCTATTGAGATTGGCCTGAGCACATATGTACACACCCATGCTGTTCATACACATCTAGAAACTAGAGATGACCCTGCGTACTACCTCTTCTATGCTGAGGATGATAATTAGGTGTGCACTTCAAGAGCAGCTGGGTTTGTGGGCAATCTACTAAGTTGCATGTGCCAATCAGTTTAACCAAAAGTTGCATGTGCAGCAAGTGATTACGAGAATGGTCCATTCGAGGATTATGAGCAAAGTTACGAGCATCAATCATGGAGTAAGTGAGCGAACCACACTCCAAAGGAAATAGAAATTAGTTGAATTGCTAGAAGCCTAGCTAGAACTTGAGAAGCAGGATGGTTGAGACACCGTACGTAAATGCACCTTTATGAAGAGATTATGGGCTTCATCAGCTTGAAGGCCTTTGACGTTGACTCGTCGTTGTTCTTTAACTTGACAATGCCTGGCCACGCTTGCTTCATTTGTAATAATGACAACTATACAACCATCAACCGGTTGGGGAAAGAAGGCTTCTTTTATCGAGTCCCATGCATCAGTGGAGCCCAGGccctcaacaacaacaaaatagTTTTCTTGGCGCAGAAGCTTGCGACATTCTTCAATTAGGTCTTGGCCTTGCATGATACCAACTGCCACTGTTTCCATGGCTTGAAGATCATCTGAATAGAAATCCACAAGTAAGCGCCGAGAGAATTCCGTCAGATTGAATGGATGAGGTACACGGACCCAGCTGTACTTGGCAAATCGCTTCATAAGATCAAAATGTAAATATTGGTCACCGAGTCTGAACCACGGTGATGTATTAAGCATATGATGGTAGTAACAAGTTCTGACGATATCAGACTTTCCAACGGCAGCAATCCCCCACACGGACACCACTCCATAATCTCCTGGCTCTTGCAGCTGCAGGAAGAGGTCTAAGCCCACTTCTAGACGACTGCTAACAAGTTGAAATGTCTTAGTCCAGCCATGTGCCTCTTCCCTTCTGGTGGAGAAAATCTCATCTGGACTATCTCGAATTCCACAATACTGCAAGTGCATAATAAGATACATAATTTCCTTATTAATAAATCCGCACAGTTACCTTTTTCCTTCGGAAATCTTAGTATTACTAATTGAAGGCTCTTTTGAGCATCCATATTAATCCGCATATACATTCTCATAAAAGTAagaaacatctagccatcaataTTTTCTAAACATCACTAACAATAATAGCCATCAAAACTACTTTTTTCTGAAAAGCTACCACCCTCTATACTAATGAAATAGTATAAAGTAACCACTAATttttatctaaattacccacttatgctatTATGAACAATAATCTAAGGTAGCCCTCTTAATTTTGTATTTAATTATACTCATCTTGATTATTAAGCATATCCTAAACTATACCATTTAGTAAAGTGATCTCAAATAAGTCTCTAAATTTTCATCTACGGTACCTAGGTCTGTCCTTGTTAATATACGAAAAAAAATTAACTCAAGGTCTATACGAGGCCTAAGTATTAGAGATATGTATAGCCTATGTATGTACACGTATCGTATACTAAGCTTTGGCTGTCCTGACCAGTAGCTGCACTAGTGCCAGGCATGGACAAAGGTAaccaaaataagaaaaaaaaaaggtggccAACCTCGAAtcaattattttaaatatttttgcaCTAAAAAATAATGGGCTGGGCCTGAAAAAGGAAAGCCTGATGCTTGCCTATGAGTAGACATAGGCGCAAACTTGCCCGAAACTAACCAGCATTTCTTTGACCTAGCCTGATAAATGCTCAATTGTATTATACATGGATGATATGGCTCAACATGTAGGAATGCATACATGTAGGAATGAAATGATGACCATATCAATTTTCATGCCAAATACATAGCACAAGCTAATATTTTAAACTAAATACATATCAACTACATAGGTCGGTGCAATGTACTCATCCataccaaattgtaagtcattccaagaatcttggagagtcaaagtatctcaaatttgaccaaatttatatgataatataataacatttataaTGTCATCTAAGTaccattagattcttcatcaattatattttcatagtatacctatttgatgtcataaatctttataatattctctataattttggttaaacttgagatgctttgactctccaagattcttggaatgacttacaattttgggatggagggagtaggtgaAAAACTTAGAATTAATGGGGACCTAAAGATTAATTGGTAGTTAAATaaattagagagagagagagagagcgcgtgCACAAATAAGCATTTTTTATTAGCTGCGGGCACAGATTTATTCACGGATTTCTCTAGCACATATATGAGTCTTAAAATTGCTAGCCCACACAGGAGCATGAGTTGAATTAGTTGAATTAGTACGTATGTGTGCACATGAGAGTTTTTGCCTATTTTAGGAAAATATGCCTAATATAAGTAGTAGTATGTAATCCTCAGATACTACAAAGAGAATATATCATTTTTTTGTGGTTGAGAGAGTAATAAGAGTGGAACCTATGATGGAATATTTGTACGAGCTAGCGTATACATTCTTAAGGAAATTAGTATATTGTGGAAAGACAGTAAAGGACAATGCAAACTTATTTCAAACATACCTCAGCCACGCTTGCTTGTACATGGTCTTTGATGTTGAAGACTCGATCTTCATCATTTACACAATGTTTGGCCACATTTGCTTCATTTGTAATGACTTGTAATGACAATAATGCAACTTTTGACATGCTCTGATAAGAAGGTAGCTTTGAACAAATCCCAGTCCCTTGTGGACCGCAGACCGTTAATAACAACGAGGCAGACCTTCTCCCTCAGAAGCTTACAACACCTTTGAATTAGGTCTGCCTCCTCTATGTCATCAACTATTCCATTAATAGACTCTCGTTCAACATCTGTCAAGCCACCAGCAGATGCAAGATCAAGATATAACTGCCGAGATATGACACTCAAATCAAACCAATAGGCCGGTACATAAGCCCATCCATACTTTTCAAATTCCAGTCCGTCCAACTCTTTCTGCCTATCCAGTATGTTGCGGCAAACTTTCTTTATAAGAATTGATTTGGTTCGGGAGCTGCCGTACACGGAGATGACACTACCAGGATATCTCATCTGCTGTTTGAGTTTGCCAACATCAATGGGACACTCTGGGACCTGCAGGTAAGAACGTAACGCTATGGGTGAGGAACTCCAGGCCATACATATATGGCTTGGTGGGATGCACAACAATTTTTAAAATAAGTTATGATGTCCACTATTACCTCATAAAATTTTAACCTATAAGTCCACTAGTGCGTGAGGGGAAAAAGACAAATCTTATCAAGGAAAATTGGACCGGTTGACATAATTGGAGGAATAAATTGAACAAAAAACAAGGTTAATTAGGATGTCATCCAGACTTATTAGGCTGAATCGAGGGGTGTAATTATTTGGACTTATTCCATTGCCAATTTCAACTAGGAACTATTTGTAAAAACATAGAATTCGGACAAACATATATTCAAACCCGATTCtcaattatttttatcatgcAAAGCACATTGAAAACTAATTTGTTCTATTATGTAATAAAGCATTCCTTTTCTATTAGTCCAACCGGGATGTTTTGATAACTCTTGGAATCTTGAATCTGTGTTTTTTGAAGAGAAAATACCATGGAACTTTGGACTGAGCTAGGTAACTAGTACAAAGGCCCAATTCCTAGTGATAATTTAACATAACGGGTAACGACCACAACTTTTCTGATAATTGGTAACGTGCACAGAATCCTAACTATAGGCCTCTCCAGTCTCTAAAACCCTGACGTGCGGGTCACACAATTATATTTTTGTTGGATTACCTCCGGC from Setaria italica strain Yugu1 chromosome VII, Setaria_italica_v2.0, whole genome shotgun sequence includes the following:
- the LOC101774147 gene encoding LOW QUALITY PROTEIN: uncharacterized protein LOC101774147 (The sequence of the model RefSeq protein was modified relative to this genomic sequence to represent the inferred CDS: inserted 1 base in 1 codon), which translates into the protein MAEFAFGLTKTAVEGTVSTVKSAIEDEAKLNEKVQHDLEFITAEFQMMQSSLSVAKRERAADNEVVRTWVRLLRDLAFDVEDCVEFVVHLEKRSSSAWLWRTLPSCLVPPQHLDLAAAEIKQLKARVEDVSHRNMRYNLTGDLAGSSHSISKPAEQPATTASPSAFHILREXWEAAGKLHGMGDLRELITGEGGDDLQVISVWGSTGGDLGARSMIMETYCHGDICDGFKSRAWVKLVQPFNPNEFLKSLLTQLCRRSWSSHHQADAGEVEFRTRMKAAVDEDDHLMKAELMQQLMKHKRYLVVLEDVSTVVEWDDIKMLLPDCKNGSRIIVSTHDIGMAFMCTGKPYLVSELRRFPDGHSLCALFRKVPECPIDVGKLKQQMRYPGSVISVYGSSRTKSILIKKLYLDLASAGGLTDVERESINGIVDDIEEADLIQRCCKLLREKVCLVVINANVAKHCVNDEDRVFNIKDHVQASVAEYCGIRDSPDEIFSTRREEAHGWTKTFQLVSSRLEVGLDLFLQLQEPGDYGVVSVWGIAAVGKSDIVRTCYYHHMLNTSPWFRLGDQYLHFDLMKRFAKYSWVRVPHPFNLTEFSRRLLVDFYSDDLQAMETVAVGIMQGQDLIEECRKLLRQENYFVVVEGLGSTDAWDSIKEAFFPQPVDGCIVVIITNEASVARHCQVKEQRRVNVKGLQADEAHNLFIKVAWDNKPTPDNMELSKTILSKCGGLPKIITAIGEYCKSSTERLKHINDDFIGSLETEARGFRRLRRLFSWMQFYFDYACSDTLKPCIFYLLVFPVDHNIRQRRLLRRWIAEGYSRDKASTTAEEEGRRLFSDLIDLSIIQVQDTPSETLHQQNGFLHEYIVSRPMEDNLVFTLEGHCTLSSQRAGKHLTIRSSWDRDKVVFKSIDFSRLRSLTVFGKWRSFFVSANTNMRLLRVLDLEDTSGVTDDDLEHIAKLLPRLKFLSLRGCREITYLPNSLGGLRQLQTLDVKHTSIVTLPPVITKLEKLQYINAGTTEPIDDLTSPAEAASGSLPAAGEVVGTSTPPPWSSRAQNFVSGCLSNNLNRSKQQAHNSSVKVPAGIGRLTMLQTLGVVNVGGAGRKAISNELKMLTQLRKLGVSGINQGNYQKLFSAISDHAHLVSLSVRLDKDKEGAFCCLDGISKPPKTLKSLKLYGHVHKLPDWMRQLDNLSKVDLEITILTQKDTRFYEQFPSQSIHGRVSVKPIQVSQVHFGVPEDPPCRPWTKQFRIFKIDCTTRLQANFGEDYITSSVQLLVVHCSSGSSLQISGLEHLLVLKEVWLKGSYSYELWQQLKQQLSEHPKKPVLKPEIPPFVMSNEY